A part of Shewanella sp. Choline-02u-19 genomic DNA contains:
- a CDS encoding DUF2061 domain-containing protein, with product MTKTMTFAILHFSVAFTVTYLLTGSVIIGGAIALIEPAINTVVFYFHEKIWKSIESKNALQSATA from the coding sequence ATGACCAAGACTATGACCTTTGCGATTCTTCATTTTAGCGTCGCCTTCACAGTGACTTATTTGCTAACCGGCAGCGTTATCATTGGTGGTGCAATAGCCTTAATAGAGCCCGCTATTAATACCGTAGTGTTCTATTTCCATGAAAAAATCTGGAAAAGTATTGAGTCTAAAAACGCCTTACAAAGCGCCACGGCATAA
- a CDS encoding phosphate ABC transporter substrate-binding protein, protein MKKVISLLTAVGLMVSPLVQAGTVTVSGSTSVAHVMEVLAENYQNTTKNNVEVQSTGSSAGIRAAKDGTSMIGMSSRNVKQSELSSDTKKVVIARDGIAAAVNNANLVTSLTQAQISKIYRGEIKNWSEVGGESRPIVVVTRENGSGTRGAFEEIMKLQRNINGHKVTAITPRAQVGNGNGMIKTIVANNPYAIGYISLGSVDDSLRAIDVDGVAATDDNIATGDYQIARPFIVLMDKNAPSNAQDFIKYILSEDGQNIVASEGYIRVQ, encoded by the coding sequence ATGAAAAAAGTTATTAGCTTATTAACCGCTGTCGGTTTGATGGTATCGCCACTGGTTCAAGCTGGCACTGTTACCGTATCGGGTTCAACTTCAGTAGCACACGTAATGGAAGTGCTGGCAGAGAATTACCAAAATACCACGAAGAACAATGTTGAAGTGCAGAGCACAGGATCTTCAGCGGGTATTCGCGCCGCTAAAGATGGCACCAGCATGATAGGCATGTCATCACGCAACGTAAAACAAAGTGAGCTTAGCAGTGACACCAAAAAAGTTGTTATCGCACGCGATGGCATCGCAGCGGCTGTTAACAATGCCAACTTAGTAACAAGTTTAACCCAAGCTCAAATTTCGAAAATCTATCGCGGTGAAATTAAAAACTGGAGTGAAGTTGGCGGCGAGTCACGCCCTATTGTGGTCGTTACTCGTGAAAATGGATCAGGAACTCGCGGGGCTTTCGAAGAGATAATGAAGCTACAACGTAACATCAACGGTCATAAAGTTACCGCTATCACCCCTAGAGCCCAAGTCGGTAATGGCAACGGCATGATCAAGACCATTGTGGCTAACAACCCATATGCCATCGGTTATATCTCATTAGGCAGCGTCGATGACAGCCTACGTGCAATCGATGTTGATGGGGTTGCCGCAACAGATGACAACATTGCCACAGGTGACTATCAAATCGCTCGTCCCTTCATTGTGTTAATGGACAAGAACGCACCGAGTAATGCGCAAGACTTTATTAAATACATCTTGTCTGAAGACGGACAGAACATTGTCGCAAGCGAAGGTTATATCCGCGTTCAATAA
- a CDS encoding potassium/proton antiporter, with translation MTTEMIMIGMSILILVGILLHHPSRTLGIPSLLIFMAVGLVLGNGEFNFVYDDLGKTAWIGGLALNIIVFVGGINTSTDKIKVAYKEGGVLASFGVLFTTMFFAVILYWLLDFDFITCLLFAAIVSSTDAAAVFSILESKKLKLKEQTDTILEFESATNDPVAMLLVIFLTDMALSASKTVIASEIALELVTQISVAIIVGGLVAKLAVTLLNRIHLSEFGLIPVFVLASFVVATYGAEMLGGNILLASYIAGVVIGNGIKRGQSVNQHFLNSLSWLAQALMFIVLGLQIFPQSLAAVFVSSLLPAILLMLVARPLAVQLCYLPFVKASWKKRLFISAIGLKGATPIVFALIPAAAGVPGSLEIVHMVFFIVLFSVFIQGGAIAPLANKLGLNNSDKD, from the coding sequence ATGACGACTGAAATGATCATGATTGGTATGTCTATTTTGATCTTAGTCGGAATATTACTGCATCACCCTTCAAGAACATTAGGGATCCCATCACTGCTTATTTTTATGGCTGTGGGCTTAGTGTTAGGCAACGGTGAGTTCAACTTTGTTTATGATGACTTGGGTAAAACGGCTTGGATTGGTGGGCTGGCGCTAAATATTATTGTCTTTGTTGGTGGCATAAACACATCAACTGATAAGATTAAAGTGGCCTATAAAGAAGGCGGTGTATTGGCTTCTTTTGGGGTCTTGTTTACCACGATGTTTTTTGCGGTCATTTTATATTGGCTGCTTGATTTCGATTTTATCACCTGCCTGCTATTTGCTGCCATCGTGTCATCGACCGATGCCGCCGCCGTATTCTCTATCTTAGAATCTAAAAAGTTAAAGCTGAAAGAGCAAACTGACACCATATTGGAATTTGAATCTGCAACTAATGACCCGGTTGCTATGTTACTGGTGATTTTCTTAACCGATATGGCACTTTCTGCGAGTAAAACGGTAATAGCCTCTGAAATTGCGCTTGAATTAGTAACACAGATATCGGTGGCGATAATCGTCGGTGGGCTGGTGGCTAAGCTGGCTGTTACGTTACTTAATCGAATTCATCTTTCCGAGTTCGGTCTTATCCCTGTTTTTGTGCTCGCAAGCTTTGTGGTGGCAACTTATGGCGCTGAAATGCTCGGCGGTAATATCTTATTAGCGTCTTATATAGCGGGTGTAGTGATAGGCAATGGTATTAAGCGTGGGCAATCGGTTAATCAACACTTCCTTAATAGCTTGTCTTGGTTAGCTCAAGCACTGATGTTTATTGTGTTGGGCTTACAGATCTTCCCGCAGTCGCTAGCAGCGGTATTTGTGAGTTCATTATTACCTGCAATATTGCTGATGTTGGTTGCAAGGCCATTGGCTGTGCAACTTTGTTATCTGCCATTTGTAAAAGCGAGCTGGAAGAAGCGATTGTTTATTTCGGCCATTGGCTTAAAAGGGGCTACCCCTATTGTATTTGCATTAATTCCTGCCGCAGCGGGTGTTCCAGGTTCGCTCGAAATCGTGCATATGGTGTTCTTTATCGTGCTGTTCTCTGTGTTTATCCAAGGTGGGGCGATAGCGCCTCTAGCGAACAAGCTCGGTTTGAACAATTCAGATAAAGACTAA
- a CDS encoding 1,4-dihydroxy-2-naphthoyl-CoA synthase translates to MTEKVSDIFDPALWDVVPGFDFEDITYHRAKAQGTVRVAINRPDCLNSFRPKTVDELYTALNHARQWSDVGCVLITGNGPSAKGQHSFCAGGDQRIRGKDGYKYEGAEEGTPDVARMGRLHILEVQRLIRFMPKVVIAVVPGWAVGGGHSLHVVCDLTLASKEHAVFKQTDPDVGSFDSGYGSAYLAKMIGQKRAREIFFLGFNYTAEEAFDMGMVNRAIPHAELETEALNWGKEINSKSPTAMRMLKYGFNLPDDGLVGQQLFAGEATRLAYGTAEAQEGRDAFLEKRDKDFSSFPWHY, encoded by the coding sequence ATGACTGAAAAAGTATCTGATATTTTTGACCCCGCATTATGGGATGTCGTTCCTGGATTTGATTTCGAAGATATTACCTACCACAGAGCTAAAGCTCAGGGAACCGTTCGCGTTGCGATTAACCGTCCTGATTGCCTGAACTCGTTCCGACCAAAAACGGTAGATGAACTTTACACTGCACTCAATCATGCTCGCCAATGGTCTGATGTAGGCTGCGTGTTAATTACCGGCAACGGCCCATCTGCTAAAGGGCAACACTCTTTCTGTGCTGGCGGTGATCAACGGATCCGCGGCAAAGATGGTTACAAATACGAAGGGGCTGAAGAGGGTACGCCAGATGTCGCTCGAATGGGCCGCCTACATATTCTTGAAGTACAGCGCCTAATACGCTTTATGCCTAAAGTGGTTATCGCGGTTGTACCTGGTTGGGCTGTGGGCGGAGGGCATAGTTTGCACGTGGTCTGTGACTTAACTTTAGCTTCAAAAGAACACGCAGTATTCAAACAGACAGATCCTGATGTTGGTAGCTTTGACTCTGGCTACGGCAGCGCTTATTTAGCCAAGATGATTGGCCAAAAACGTGCTCGAGAAATCTTCTTCCTTGGTTTTAACTACACAGCAGAAGAAGCCTTCGATATGGGTATGGTTAACCGGGCTATTCCTCATGCAGAGCTTGAGACCGAAGCGTTAAACTGGGGGAAAGAGATTAACTCCAAGTCGCCAACGGCTATGCGCATGCTCAAATATGGGTTTAACTTACCTGATGATGGTTTAGTGGGACAACAGCTTTTTGCAGGTGAAGCAACACGTTTGGCTTATGGTACAGCGGAAGCTCAAGAGGGACGTGACGCATTCTTAGAAAAGCGTGATAAAGACTTCTCATCATTTCCATGGCACTACTAA